The genomic window ATGCACTTTGGAGGGGGGTCTTTTATCGGCGGAGGAAtgaccgctgctgctgctgctgcctcttctGCAAGTATGGGCAAGACCCAAGGCAATCAAGGCGGAGAGGCGCAACGCAGcatcaccgccccccccctctcccacccttCGTCGATCGGCACAACTCTGGAGGAATTCCGCGACGCCAtattctttttttctccgtcGCTGGCGCATCGAAATGGACGGGGACGAAGccgaaaagaggaggagcagaagacgGAGCCACACATACGGCCATCAAAGGCTCGCTCGTGTACCGGGGTACCGCCGTCTGCGCACCACAACTGATGAGTGCACGACGCTCCCCCCGCtcacacgctcacacacacacacacacacacaagcagcaACAGTCACAATCAGAGAAAAGGTGATAATACACGTAGGAAAAGCCAACAGCGACACCACATCGCTTTCCTCAGATTCCACGCCTTCATCACCGCATACACAGCAGTTCTCCCCTACGGCTGCACTGCGCGCACAagtggcgtcgctgctcctcaTCCATTACACATACATGAGGTCTGGGCGCATATGGCCATAAATGTTGTAAAACgcctcccacccaccacgCAGCACGTacacgagagggagggggtagcCGAGCTTCTTCTGTGCCAAAGCGAAGCGGTTAGCTCCCTTCGGGCCCCGTATGAGCGACTGCGCACAGTGAAAGACGGCGatctctttcttctcgtcAAAGAGTGCCTTGGCAAGCCCCTCGTACATCTCCGACGAGCAGCGGATCGTTGGCATGCTTATCGAATTCGCAATGAAGCCGCAGTCTCGATCGCTATCCCTACAGTCTATCACAGCGACCTTGGCGAACGAATCAGGTTTGTCGAGCAGCTCGACCAGCTCGTCTGGGTTCATGTATGTGTAGTTCGCCATTTTTGACGCCACCAAAAGAAACACAGACTGAAAAAGAGTAGCGCACAAAACAGTACACACACCCCGCACATACCGCACGGAGTCACAGAGCACAGACTACTTCCTCTGTCAGCAGCACGTGGTGCCCACCGAGGGAAGTGAAAAGTCTCGGCGAAGCAAATACACCGGGCACAACTCCTGATGCGGTCCTCATAGCACACGACGCTAAAAACAGCAAGGCAGGGAAAGGcgacgaaagagaaaagtaGCCAAGGCAGGGTGGTGGAAGACAaagtacgcacgcacgctgaAGTAGCAAGGAGGGTGCGTGCGTACTTTGTATTGGTGCTCTTGTGGATGCCCCTTCGAAAAGGCGCGTGGAGTGGGGCAATCTTCGGTGTGGGTGCTGTAAAGCTCAGGAAAAATGCAGATTGACAGCGAGAGGCGGAAAGTGGGAtcaagcgaaaagagagagagagacgataTGGTGCAGAgagtgtgcgcgcgcgttaAAGGTATCAGAGATGTGTGCATGCACGCAGTCATCTTCGCCTGATGAGAGGgggctcctcttccccccttcccattCGACCCCTACGTAGAGTTACAGCAATGCATGTGCAATGAAGCAAAGCAGCCAAGCGTCGACCTCATGTGCATCTGTGCGCGCTACCTTAGGCAGAGGATGGCCAGTAGTAGTTTGTTGGTGCCACTGCAACTGCAGGCGATTTTACTACTATCGCTTCACTTTTCATGGTCCCTTCGATAGAGCGCAAATAGGGGGCACCTGTCGAAGTCCGTTGCTTTCACAAGCCCGCACCCACCACCTGCATTCCTCATCCCCCCTTGAGGGCAGTGCGGCGGGGGAAAGGGGTAGATGAAAGCGTCCGTCCTTCTCGAAGAATTCAAAAAGAAActcagagaagaaaagatcTGGTGATGGCGCAGCtgtctcctccacctcccatCACGAGTGAGTCGCTTGAactgctctcttttctttgcgcCTTTGGTGCGTCCTCGCTTGACTGCGGTGGTTGTCCTGTACGCCAtcgccttttcccctttttgctCCGCTAGCGGACGGGGGGGTGAGCAGGACGAGTAAAGTGAGCGCGACACTGTTTAGAGCCAAAAGACGAAAGAACGCACACGCCCgtgagtgaaagagagagagagagagcgcgaagTGCGCAAAGTTCCTCTCGCAGCAGTGAATAACGCGTCCCCATTCAGAGTCCAcagccacacatgcacaggcacacatcgAGCACCGCACAGGAATCGAGAAAGAGCAAGTCGAATGCAAAAGACAGAGAGccagagagaagcgaagggggaggggaaataAACTTTCGGCGAAGTGCAtc from Leishmania panamensis strain MHOM/PA/94/PSC-1 chromosome 32 sequence includes these protein-coding regions:
- the ACR2 gene encoding As/Sb Reductase (TriTrypDB/GeneDB-style sysID: LpmP.32.2880), whose product is MANYTYMNPDELVELLDKPDSFAKVAVIDCRDSDRDCGFIANSISMPTIRCSSEMYEGLAKALFDEKKEIAVFHCAQSLIRGPKGANRFALAQKKLGYPLPLVYVLRGGWEAFYNIYGHMRPDLMYV